A stretch of DNA from Pyramidobacter piscolens W5455:
GACTTGATTCTGACCGAAGGAGCAGGCGATGTATGTGTGATTGGCGATCTGGTCGTTCAGGAGTTGAACAGGAGTTTTGCGTCGGCTCTTTGACATTTTGATTTTTATGGGGGCGGGCAATGCGGAAAAGATTACGGTGGTGCATATATTCTTTTTTAGCGGGATCTTTTCTGTGCCTGAACGATCGTTTTCAACCCTTTCGCCTGAAGTCGTTGCAGGTTGAAAATTTTTCGGCCGAGTTCGAGACGAATCTGCGCGATTGGAGCGAGTCATTCCTGAATTTCCATCCAGCATGGCTTTTGGCGAAAAGCGAACTTAAAAGCTATGAACGGCAATATCCCTTTACGATAGAAACGCAATGGAACCCTTTTCGTGGCGCACTGAAACTGACCGCGGTCCCCTTTGTTCCGGCCATGAGAATCGTCTGGCAGCATGCCGAGTATCTTATTGCGCAGGACGGTGCGGCATGGCGCCGCGATCTGTGGGACAAGGTGCTGACTGCGGAAATTCCGCAGCTCCCTGAACTTCGGGTGGGGAATTCGTTTCCTTTGCTTGAGGATCTGGGGCTCAACGGAGTTACTCGTTTGACGGTTTCGTATCAATGGCTTTATTCACTGCAGCAAACTCTGCTTTCCCAGAAGGACCTGAAAGTTTCCGATGTGGAACTGCTCCGCCGCGGCGGAGAAGATGTGGTTGCCTGTGTTTTTGAAAACGTCGGGACAAAAAGCCAGTCGTCTTTTATTGGAAAAGTGTCTCATCTTGAAAAAAGTCTCATCGTCGTGAGAGAATTGACTGGCGCGAAACCGGAACAAAAAACGTCGATCGATGCGACGTACGAGGATAAAATAATTATCAAGAAAAACAGCGTCATCCCTGAATAATGTTTGAGGGTAAAGGAGAGAGGATTTATGGGCAGAGATTCTGACATCCTGGTGGGACTTGATCTCGGCACGAAGAAAATAGCCGTGGCAGTTGCCGAACGAGCGCCGGAAAACCCCGATAAAGCGCAGATCATAGGCATAGGACAGGCGCCTTCCCGAGGTCTGCGCAAAGGTATGATCGTCAATCTCGATCAGGCGGTCAGTTCGGTCTCCGACGCTATCGCCGATGCCGAATCTATGCTCAGCGGTATAAAGATCAGCCGTGCTGTGGTCGCTTTCAGCGGTATCGACGTAAAATGCCACGTACTGAAGGGAAAGATTTCCCTGGGACGTTCGCCGCGCCAGATCATGGCTGAAGACATCGAGCGGGTCATCGAGACGGCACTGAGTGAGCTTCAGCTGCCGCCGAGCAGTTGCTGCCTTCATTCAATTCCGATTAAATATGCTATCGACGGCAACAGCGGGATCGACAATCCTTTGGAGATGACGGGCATCCGTCTGGAGGTCGAACTGACGGCGCTCGTAATCCCTACTACCGTGGCGCAAAATGTGGTAAACTGTGTGGAAAAAGCGGGAGTCTCTGTGGTTGGTCTTGTTCTCAAACCTGTCGCCGAGGCTTTGGGAACGCTGAGCGCCGACGAGCGGGCGATGGGCGCCTCCCTTGTGGCGATCGGCGGTGGAACGACGAGCGTGTCGATCTTTTCCGAAGGACATATGGTTCACGCCGCGGAAATTCCTGTTGGCGGCGATCATATTACCAACGATATTTCCTGCGTCATGAAAATTCCTTTTGCGATCGCGGAAGAGCTAAAAAAAGATATTGACGTGGACCCGAAGGCGGAAACGACGGAAACGGATGGAACGCTGACGGTGGAACACCGCGGCCGAAAGCGTGAACTGGGCAAGGAAGAAGTGGGGGAGATCATGGCAAGCCGTCTGGACGAGCTTTTTGCCGACAGCATCGTTCCCAGTCTCAAAGCGATCCAAAAGGCGGGGCTCCCCACTGATGTGATTCTGACGGGCGGCGTCATGATGACTCAAGGCATCGTTCCGTTTGCCGATTCTTACTTGGGAACATCCGTGCGAGTCGGCGTGCCCGTGCTTCAGGAGGAGATGCAGCGAGGACGCAATGACTGTCGTTACAGTGCCGTATCGGGGATTATCGTGTATCTGATGGAAAGGAGAAAGAATCCCTTTGCATACGTGGAAGCGCCTATGTCGATTTTCAAAAACATTGCCACCGGCAAATCTTCTAAGAGAATGAAAGGTGCAAGAAGACCTTCTCAGTCGCCCCTTAAATCCTTTGCCCGCAATGCGAGAGAACTTTTCAGAGAATTATTCTAAGGAGGACCGGTTCCATGGACGACAGCGAGATCTTCTCGATCACCAACGATGCACCCCTTGAGGATGGCGATATCGGCGCGTTAGTTCCGCGAGAAGTCATCAAGGTTATAGGTGTCGGCGGCGCCGGCGGCAACGCACTGAATACGATCATTCGCAGCGGCATTGATGATGTGGATTTTATTGCCGGCAACACCGACGTCGCGGCGCTGCGGCTTTCGGAGGCTTCGTCGAAATTGATCCTGGGGCGCAATCTGACCAAGGGACGGGGCGCCGGCGCGAATCCCAGCGTTGGGCAGGAAGCGGCTCAGGAATCTGAAGAGGAAATCTCACAGCTTCTTGAAGGGGCCGACATGGTCTTCATCACTGCCGGCATGGGCGGCGGCACCGGTACGGGGGCAGCTCCCGTGATCGCCGGCATTGCCAAGGAAAAAGTCGGCGCGCTGGTCGTCGCGATCGTGACCTATCCTTTCAGCTGGGAGGGACCGAGGCGTATTCAGCAGGCGACTGAAGGCATCGGCAGACTGCGAGAGAAAGTCGACGCGCTGGTCATCGTGCACAACGACCGTATCATCGAACTTTCCGATAAATCGACGACGTGGCAGGAGGCCTTCAAGATGAGCGATGAAGTCCTTCGGCAGGCCGTCGCCGGAGTGACGGGCGTGATTCGCAAGATCATGCAGGTCAACGTGGATTTCGCGGACGTGTGCACGATCATGCGCAACGCCGGGACCGCCATCATGGGCGTCGGCGAAGCCAAGGGCGATGGCCGTGTGCTCGCGGCGGCCCGCGCGGCGATGAATGGGCCGCTGATGACGGCGCCGATGAACGGAGCTTCTTCTGTATTGTACTGCATCGAGTCCGGCGAGGACTTGAGCATTCTCGAGATGAACGAAGCGGCGAAGTTGATCTCCGCTTCTGCCCGCGAGGACGCGAACATCATCTGGGGGCAGGGCATCGATCCCTCCATGGGCGATACCGTGCGCTTTACCTTGATCGCTACGGGATTCAAGGACGTTCTTGCCGACAAGAACGACGCCAAGGCGCGGGCCGGGGCGGATTCCGCCGGCTTGTTCGAAAAACAGAACCTGACGCCCAGCGACGTAGTTTCGGAAGAGCCTCACAGTATTTTTGAAGGGCTTGGCTCTGGACTTGATATCCCGACGACTTATAGACGCCGCAAAAAGTAACGAGGATTTTCGGACGGGGACAAGTCTGCTTGTCCCCGTTGTTGTTATGCCATATGATTTTACGAGACAGAGGTGATTTTTATGGCAGCCAGATCAACGAGCCGTTTTAAGCAAAAACCGGCTGTTCCGTTTGGCGACTTTATGCTGCCGATTCTTGGCGTTGTCGCGCTGGGCATTGTCGTGGTCGGGATTCGCCTTCTTTGGGCCCCCAATCCTCCGAAGCCGACCGTTATCACACAGCCGCGCCCGATCGCCCAGCACCAGAGCGCGGGAATCGTCGCGGGCAAAAAAGCTGGTGCGGAAGACGGCGTGGTGACGAAAAAAGAAAAAATTGACAACGTGATTATCGCTCAACCCGTACAGCGGAAAAGCGACAGTCGGTCTCAAACCGAAAATCGCCCGGGCACGCCAAGCGGCGAGGGCGGAGACAATGCGTCGCAAAAAAGCCCGTCGCAACCGCGAGCCGCTCGTGTCGAGCCCAAGAAAGGCGATGCTGCGCCAGGGGAAAATCGCGTCGTTGTCCGCGGCGGCAGCATCGACAAGAGTTTGTTTATTATCCAGTGCGGTTCCTACACCGACCGCGCGGCGGCAAACGCCGTCGTTTCGTCGCTTCAGAAGATGGGGCACAGCGCCGTGGTGCGTCAGGCGGAGGTGCGCGGCAAGAACTACTATCGCGTGATCGTGGCCGGCGGCCGCGACCGCGCGGTGGCCGACGAGATCGCGAAGGATATCAAGGCGGCGGGGCATCCGGTCCTGGTACGGCAGAATCAGTGAGCGGCAAGACCATGCTTCCGAAAAAACTGCTGATCATCACGGGGCTGTCCGGCAGCGGGAAAAGCAGCGCGCTGCATCTTCTGGAAGATCAGGGCTTTTTTACGGTCGACAACATTCCCGTCGGCATGCTTCCGGAGTTGATCGGGATCCTGTCGCAGCATCCCAAAGCGCTGGAAAACGGCGTAGCGGCCGTGATCGACGTGCGCAGTCTCGATCTTCCGGACTGTCTGCCGCGCGTGCTCGATGATCTGAAACAGAAGGGCGTCAACGTCCAGATTCTTTTTCTCGAAGCGTCGGAGGATGTGCTGCTGCGCCGCTATAGCTTGACGCGTCGGCGTCATCCGCTTGGCTTCATGAACTCCCTGCTGGAAGGGATCGGCCTCGAACGCAAGCAATTGGCGCAGTTCCGGCGCATTGCCGACCGTATCATCGATACTTCCGCGCTGTCGAGCGCCCAGCTGCGCGCCGAGATCTTCTCGATCCTGGCGCGCAATCCGGCCGGATTGCAGGTGACGGTCAGTTCGTTTGGCTTCAAGTACGGCGTGGCGCTTGACGCCGATTTTGTGCTGGACGTACGTTTCCTCGTCAATCCTTATTACGTGGAGACGCTGAAACATCTCTCGGGACGTGACGAACCGGTACAAAAGTACATCTACAACGATCCGATGGCCAGTTCGTTTTTGCACCAGAGTCTGGAACTTTTCGAGAGCATCATTCCTGTGTATCATTTCAGCGGCAAAAACTATTTGCAGATCGCCATCGGCTGTACGGGCGGCCGTCACCGCTCCGTTTTTGCGGCTGAATGGCTGGGAGAGCGACTGGGACGGATTGACGGCGTGGATTGCCGCATTAAGCATCGCGACCTCGAACGGGACGAACGGGGAGGGCGGGAATCATGACGCTTTTGTTCGCTGTGGCGCTGATTTTTGTCGGCGGCTGTCTGGCCGGCGGCGTGACCGTGTCTCTGCTGTTCCGCAACAGCCGCCGTGTGCGAAGTTTCATATCGAAAAGAACAAACGAACGGGAAGCGGCGGCTGCTGCCGTACAGCTCCGTCTCGCGGGAGGGCCCCATTTTGTGGCAGTCGGCGGCGGGACGGGGCTTTCTTCTCTTTTGAAGGGACTGAAGGGTTATACGCGCAACATCGTCGCCCTGGTCACGGTGACCGATGAAGGCGGCAGTTCCGGGCGCCTGGTGCGCGACTGGGGCATGCTGCCTCCCGGCGACATCCGCAACTGTCTGGTCGCCCTCAGCGAAAACGACGATCAGCTGCGGGCCTTCATGAACTTCCGTTTCGGCCAGGGCGATCTGAAAGGACACAGTCTCGGCAATCTGATCCTGTTGGCGGCGACGGAGCAGTCGGGCGATTTCAAAAACGCCGTGGAGCTCGTCAACAATTTGCTGGCGATCCGCGGCCGGGTGCTGCCGATCACGACGGAAAACGTCACGCTCGTCGCGGAGACGAACGACGGAGCGACTTTGCGCGGCGAGCTGGCGGTGGCGGAACGCGGCCGCGACATTCGCAGCATCCGCCTCGAACCTTCGGGCGTGAAGCCGGTGCGCGAGGCGTTTTCGGTCCTTCGCCATGCCGATATGGTCATTCTGGGGCCGGGCAGCCTCTTTACGAGCGTCATCCCCAACCTGCTGGTGGAGGATTTCACCGCCGCGCTGCGCACGTCGAAACGCCCCGTCGTTTACGTTACCAATCTGATGACCCAACCGGGCGAAACCAGCGGCATGACGCAGCTCGATCACATTCAGTGGGTCGCCAAGGCGCTGGGACGTTACCCCGACGCTGTGGTCCTCAATGAAGATATCATTCCCGAACCGCTGCGGGAAAAGTATCGCGCTCAAGGAGCCGAGCCTTTGTCGCTGGGACGTCAGGACGAAGAGTTTTTGATCTCGAAAGGCTGTCAGGTTTTCCGCGCCTCGTTGCTTCAGATTCAGGAGAGCGGCGTCGTTCGCCATCACAGCGCCCGACTGGCCGAGGCGTTGATGCGGATCAGCCGCAAGCTGAACGGCGGGTACGAGTTATGAAGATCAGCACCGCGCAATGGGACGAATGGTTTTTGGCCCCCGTAACCGACGCGGTTTCCGCGGAGTCCGAGCTGTCGGGAATCGTCGCCTGCATGAACAAACAGACCGTCGGGACCGAAGTGCGCATCTCGTCGTCGCGGCTGTGGGTCTACCGCCGTTTCCGCCGTCTCTGGCCGTGTGTGCGCTGGAGCGGCGAGGCGGACCTGAGCGAGATCCTGCGCGTGCAGAGTCGGAAAGTGGCGGTCGTGTTGCCGCAGTCTCTTTACAAGACGATTCTTACGAAACGTCACCGCCGCGATTTTATCCGCTGGGCCTGGGCGCGCGGCGTCTTCGGCTGCGCGGGGAGCGTTTACAATCCCAAGAGAGGATATTACTGCATCATGCGTTTTCACGATGCGTCGGTGGCGCGCAATATGAGCGAACTGCTGGAGGGCAGCGGAATCACTTTCTCGGCGCGGGATAAGGAAAACGTGCGCGAACTGACGATCCGCGACCTTCAGCAGATCATGCGCTTCTGTTATTTTATGGGCATGTCGGCTTTGGCGCAAACTCTTGAGAAGCGTTCGATAATGCGCGGCAGCCGCGACCTGGCCAATAAGCAGGCCAACTGCGACAGCGCCAATATTCGCCGCAGCGTGGAAACTTCCCGCCAGCACGTGGCGATGATTGATTTTCTGCGGCGGCTTGACGTGAAACTGATTCCCGAAAAGCTGATCCCTCTGGCCCGGGCACGGCTCGAGAATCCGGAAGCGACGTTGTCCGACCTTGGCGATCTGCTTCGCCCGCAGGTGAGCAAAAGCACCGTGAAATACCGCCTGAAAAAATTGCTCGCGATCGCGGAAGAGGCTGGTTTTGATCCGTCAAAGCAGCCCTGACGTGAAAGTTATCGGCGTAAATCTTGACAGCCGGCTGTTTTGCGCTTAATCTAAACACACGGTATGATGTCGCTTGCGAAGGCCGTTTTCCCGGCGGGAACGGCCAATAATTCTTAGGAGGCTGCTGCTATGAGCAAAGTTCGAGTTGCAATCAGTGGTTTTGGCAGAATTGGCCGTCTTGTTCTTCGTGCCATGTCGGAGTATGACAAAAAAGGTCTTTTCGAGGTCGTCGCCGTTACGAGGCACAGCGCGTCAGCCGACCAGATGGCGTATCTTTTCAAGTACGATTCCGTGCACGGCCGCTTCGACGGCACGGTCACTTCGGAAGGCGACTCCATCGTTGTCAACGGCCGAAAGATCCTCTGCGTCGCGCCCGAAAACGACGTTTATCCTTGGAAGGAACTGGGCGTCGAGCTGGTCATCGAAGCGACCGGCAAGAACGTGACTGCCGAAAAGGCGGGCGCGCATCTTGCCTGCGGCGCCAAAAAGGTCGTCATCACCGCGCCGGGGAAAGGCGACGGAGTGGCCACGTTCGTGATGGGCGTCAACGAGGGAAAATACGACCCTGCCAAGGACCACATCGTTTCCAACGCGTCCTGCACGACCAACTGTCTGGCGCCGATCGCCAAGATCCTTAACGACGCGTTCGGCATCGAAAAAGGATTGATGACGACCGTCCACTCTTACACGGGCGATCAGAATCTGGTCGACAAGTCCCATAAGAAGAGCAACTACCGCGCCCGCGCGGCGGCGTGTTCCATGGTCCCCACCACGACCGGCGCCGCCAAGGCCGTGGCGCTCGTCATCCCGGCCCTGAAGGGCAAACTGAGCGGCATGGCGCTGCGCGTGCCCACGCCCGACGTCTCGATCGTCGATTTGACCTTCGTCCCCGGCCGCGCGGTGACGGCCGACGAAGTGAACGCAGCCGTGAAAAAGGCCGCCGAGGGCGCCATGGCTCCCTACGTGGGCTACGTCACCGACGAGTGCGTGTCCGCCGATTTCATTCACGACGACCGTTCCAGCATTTTCGCGCCCGATCAGACCATCGAGATGAACGGACTCGTCAAAGTGTTCGCCTGGTACGACAACGAGTGGGGCTATTCCTGCCGCTGCGTCGACCTGGTCAACTACGTGATCGCCAAGGGGCTCTAAAATGCCGAGGCTCCGCGGAATTTCCGACGCGCCCCTGCAGGGCAAAAAAGTTCTGGTCCGCGTCGATTTCAACGTGCCGTTCAAAGACGGCAAAGTCAAGGACAATTCCCGCATCGTCGCGCATAAGAAGACCATCGACGCGCTGCTGGCCGGCGGCGCTCTGGTGACGATGGTCTCGCACTTCGGGCGTCCCAAAGGGCAGGTCGTGCCGGAGATGTCATTGGGACAGATCCGCGCAGACGTGGAAAAAGGGCTGGGGCATCCGGTGCGTTTCGTGCCCGAGTGCGTCGGCCCCGAGGTCGAAGTGGCCGTCGCGGCGCAGAAGCCCGGCGAGCTGCTGCTGCTGGAGAACTCTCGCTTCCACGCCGAGGAGCAGAAGAACGATCCCGAGTTCAGCAAGCTGCTGGCAAAGCCGTTCGATCTGTTCGTCATGGACGCGTTCAGCGCTTCGCACCGCGGCGACTGCACCACCGAAGGCGTCGCTCATGCGCTGCCCGCCTACGCCGGCTTTTTGATCGCCCGCGAGGTGGAAGCGCTCGAGCGCGTCAAATCCGCTCCGGAAAAACCGTATGTACTGGTGCTGGGCGGCGCGAAAGTTTCCGACAAGATCGGCGTGATCGAACACATGCTCGACAAGGCCGATACGATCCTGATCGGCGGCGGCATGGCCTTTACGTTCCTGTCCGTGCGGGGCGGAACGATCGGCAAATCGTTGTACGACGCCGAGCACGCGGACTTTGCCAAAGACGTGCTGGCGCGCGCCGCGGCGAAGGGCGTGAAGATTTTGCTGCCGACGGACGTCGTTGCGGCGGCGGAAATCAGTGACGAGGCTCCGCGTTCCGTAGTTCCCGCGGCCTTGGTGCCCGACGGCATGATGGGCTTGGACATCGGCCCGGAGACGGCCAAATCCTTTGCCGCGGAAATCGCCAAAGCGAAAACGGTTTTGTGGAACGGCCCCATGGGCGTGTTCGAGAACGAACCGTTCGCCGCCGGCAGCCGCGCCGTGGCCGAGGCGATGGCGGCGGCGACCGCCAAGGGTGCGTTCACCGTGGTCGGCGGCGGAGATACCGCTTCGGCCGTGAAGAAATTCGGCCTGAAGGACGCGATGTCCCACGTGTCCACCGGCGGCGGCGCCAGCCTCGAATACTGCGAGGGCAAAAATCTGCCCGGCATCGCCGCGCTTGAAAACAAGTAGCCGAGAGAGTACAATCGCCCCGGAGAACGTTCTCCGGGGCGATTTTTGTATATGGGGGAAGCGCGACGATGAATCTGAGCTCATGCGATATCTGCCCGCGCCACTGCGGAGCGAACCGGCGGGCCGGACAGAAAGGCTGGTGCGGCGCCGGCGAACTGGCGCGCGTGGCGCTGGTATCGCTGCACCGCTGGGAAGAACCGTGCCTGACCGGCGAAAAAGGCGCCGGAACGGTTTTTTTCTCCCACTGCACCATGAAATGCGTCTTCTGCCAGAATTATGACGTCAGCCACGGGGGGCGGGGCATTGAAGTCAGTTCGGAGCGCCTCGCCGGGATCTTTCTCGAACAGCAGCGCCGCGGCGCCGCGTCGCTCGACTTGGTGACGCCGACGCACTACGTGCCGCAGATTGTCGAGGCGCTCGATCGGGCCAAAGCGAACGGTTTTTCTCTGCCGGTCGTGTACAACTGCGGCGGCTACGAGCTGCCGGAGACGATCGAAGCGCTGCGCGGTTCCGTGGACGTGTTCCTGCCCGACCTGAAATATTGCGACGATTCCCTGGCGCGGCGGTACTCCAACGCGCCGGATTATTTTCGATACGCTTCGGCGTCGATCGAGAAAATGTTCGAGATCGCGGGGCCGTTCGTGATGAAAGACGGGCTGATGACCCGCGGCGTGCTGGTGAGGCACCTGATCCTGCCGGGGCACTATCGCGACAGTCTCAGGCTGCTGGATTATTTGCAGCGCACCTTCGGTTCGGACATCTGCGTGAGTCTGATGAACCAGTTCACGCCCATGCCGCAGGCCGCTTGCTGCCCCGAGCTGAACCGCCGCCTGATGGCCTGCGAGTACGACAAGGTGCTGGACCACGCCGAAAAGCTCGGCATGGAAAACTGTTTTATCCAGCGCGGCCACACGGCGATGGAAAAATTCATCCCCGTCTTCGACGGGCGCAACGTCGCCCGCGATGAAGAAACGTAAACGCAGCGGCAGGAAGAAGACGCGGTCAACCGCGCCGTTCTTCCTGTCGCTGCGTTATTTTGCGATCGCGGGTAAAAAACGGCGCGGCGTTGACATAATGTTGAGAACGATGTTATTATTATTTTCATAATATGTTTTGCTTCCAAGGGTGCCGCGCCGCCGAAAGAGCGAGTACAGCTGCATCAAGCGCCGTACTCGCTCTTTCGGCGGCGCCTTTTCATTTTTCGACAGAGAGGTCGTGGCGATGAAACCGCTTATGGATAAGCAAAAATCTTCCTGTGTCGTCATGAAACAGAATCAGGCCGGACATCCGCTCGTGAGCGTCGTCGTCCCCGTGTACAACGTGGAAGAATATCTCGAAGACATGCTGCGGAGCGTTTTGCGTCAGTCGTTGACGCAACTGGAAGTGATCTGCGTCAACGACGGCTCGACCGACGCTTCGTTGGACGTGCTGATGCGCTGGGCCGCCGAGGAGCCGCGCATTTCGGTGCTGTCGCAGGAAAACGCCGGACTGTCGGCCGCGCGCAACCGCGGGCTTGACGCCGCTGCGGGCGAGTACGCGATCTTTCTCGACGCCGGGGACAGGCTGCTGCCCGACAGTTTGCGGCGGCTGTACGATGCGGCTGTGAAAAACAAACTGGATTTGGTCAAAGGGGCGGTGCGCCTGAAGGGCGCGCGCCGCGGCGAAACGGAGCTGCCGGCGCCGTGGAGTCACCGCGATTGCCCGAAACTGTGGACGGCCGCGACCTTTGCCGAAGCGCCGCGCGAGCTGCTCGAGACGGCCGTTTCTTTCTACGGTCTGTACCGAACCGAGTTCGTGCGCCAAAGCGGCCTTGCGTTTTCGCCGCTGCCGGACGGCGGCGAACGCAGCTTCTCCGTGGGCTGTCTGACTGCGGCGCAGCGTCTGATGATCACCGACATTCCCGTCGCCGAGCGCCGTGTCGCCGAAACGGGATCGCCGTCCTTCGAACGTCAGATTGTCTCGTATGCCGCGATTCGCGAGTTAGCGGCCACACTGCCGCAGGCAACGGCGCGCCTGGTTTGCCAGTGGGGGCTCAATCGCGTTTTCGAAGAATATTTCCGTCGGCTAGAACGGGGAAAAGACGTTTACGCCCTCCACGAACGCATCAAAGAGTTTGTCTGGTGCCTCGACGCAGACGACGTCGGCGAAGATTTTATCGCGGCGTTTGCGTACAAGGAGCATTTCTGGACGCTGAAAAATCTGTGTCTGCCGCCGCGCTTTGAGGGACGGCACGGCATCGCCGCGGAGGCGCGCCCGCTCGTCACGATCGTCATGCCCGTCTTCAACGCGCAGAGGTATCTGTGCGAAGCGGTGGAGAGCGCGCTGAGGCAGTCGCTGACTTCGTTCGAGCTGCTGTGCGTCGACGACGGTTCGACGGACGACACGCCCAATGTCCTGCGCGAATACGCCGCGCGCGACGGCCGGATCGTCGTGACGACGCAGGAACATGCCGGCGTCGGCGTGGCGCGTAACTTGGCGCTGGACGCGGCGCGGGGCGAATACGTGACGTTCCTTGACTCCGACGACGCGTTCGACGCCGATTATCTGCTGAAGATGACCGACCGGGCGCGCTCGACTCGGGCGGACGTCGTCGTGGGAGGAACGTACCGCTGGCAGGGCGGCGAAGCGGCGACCGCCGAACCGTCTTCGTTGCGGTTGAACCTGCTGCCGCGCGACCTGCCCGTGTTTTGTTGGCGCGACGTGCCGCAGTATATTTTCAATTTTTGCGACGGCGGTCCGGGCGGCAAGCTGTTCCGTCGCGATTTTATCGACTCCCTTCGGCTCCGCTTTCCGGCGCTGCCGCGCGCGGAAGATATTGTCTTTGTTTATGCGGCGCTGGGTGAAGCCTCGCGGATTATTGCGTACGACACTCCCGGGTACCGGCGCCGCGTCAACAATCCGCGCAGCCTCGA
This window harbors:
- the ftsA gene encoding cell division protein FtsA, whose translation is MGRDSDILVGLDLGTKKIAVAVAERAPENPDKAQIIGIGQAPSRGLRKGMIVNLDQAVSSVSDAIADAESMLSGIKISRAVVAFSGIDVKCHVLKGKISLGRSPRQIMAEDIERVIETALSELQLPPSSCCLHSIPIKYAIDGNSGIDNPLEMTGIRLEVELTALVIPTTVAQNVVNCVEKAGVSVVGLVLKPVAEALGTLSADERAMGASLVAIGGGTTSVSIFSEGHMVHAAEIPVGGDHITNDISCVMKIPFAIAEELKKDIDVDPKAETTETDGTLTVEHRGRKRELGKEEVGEIMASRLDELFADSIVPSLKAIQKAGLPTDVILTGGVMMTQGIVPFADSYLGTSVRVGVPVLQEEMQRGRNDCRYSAVSGIIVYLMERRKNPFAYVEAPMSIFKNIATGKSSKRMKGARRPSQSPLKSFARNARELFRELF
- the ftsZ gene encoding cell division protein FtsZ is translated as MDDSEIFSITNDAPLEDGDIGALVPREVIKVIGVGGAGGNALNTIIRSGIDDVDFIAGNTDVAALRLSEASSKLILGRNLTKGRGAGANPSVGQEAAQESEEEISQLLEGADMVFITAGMGGGTGTGAAPVIAGIAKEKVGALVVAIVTYPFSWEGPRRIQQATEGIGRLREKVDALVIVHNDRIIELSDKSTTWQEAFKMSDEVLRQAVAGVTGVIRKIMQVNVDFADVCTIMRNAGTAIMGVGEAKGDGRVLAAARAAMNGPLMTAPMNGASSVLYCIESGEDLSILEMNEAAKLISASAREDANIIWGQGIDPSMGDTVRFTLIATGFKDVLADKNDAKARAGADSAGLFEKQNLTPSDVVSEEPHSIFEGLGSGLDIPTTYRRRKK
- a CDS encoding SPOR domain-containing protein; protein product: MAARSTSRFKQKPAVPFGDFMLPILGVVALGIVVVGIRLLWAPNPPKPTVITQPRPIAQHQSAGIVAGKKAGAEDGVVTKKEKIDNVIIAQPVQRKSDSRSQTENRPGTPSGEGGDNASQKSPSQPRAARVEPKKGDAAPGENRVVVRGGSIDKSLFIIQCGSYTDRAAANAVVSSLQKMGHSAVVRQAEVRGKNYYRVIVAGGRDRAVADEIAKDIKAAGHPVLVRQNQ
- the rapZ gene encoding RNase adapter RapZ, giving the protein MLPKKLLIITGLSGSGKSSALHLLEDQGFFTVDNIPVGMLPELIGILSQHPKALENGVAAVIDVRSLDLPDCLPRVLDDLKQKGVNVQILFLEASEDVLLRRYSLTRRRHPLGFMNSLLEGIGLERKQLAQFRRIADRIIDTSALSSAQLRAEIFSILARNPAGLQVTVSSFGFKYGVALDADFVLDVRFLVNPYYVETLKHLSGRDEPVQKYIYNDPMASSFLHQSLELFESIIPVYHFSGKNYLQIAIGCTGGRHRSVFAAEWLGERLGRIDGVDCRIKHRDLERDERGGRES
- a CDS encoding gluconeogenesis factor YvcK family protein — translated: MTLLFAVALIFVGGCLAGGVTVSLLFRNSRRVRSFISKRTNEREAAAAAVQLRLAGGPHFVAVGGGTGLSSLLKGLKGYTRNIVALVTVTDEGGSSGRLVRDWGMLPPGDIRNCLVALSENDDQLRAFMNFRFGQGDLKGHSLGNLILLAATEQSGDFKNAVELVNNLLAIRGRVLPITTENVTLVAETNDGATLRGELAVAERGRDIRSIRLEPSGVKPVREAFSVLRHADMVILGPGSLFTSVIPNLLVEDFTAALRTSKRPVVYVTNLMTQPGETSGMTQLDHIQWVAKALGRYPDAVVLNEDIIPEPLREKYRAQGAEPLSLGRQDEEFLISKGCQVFRASLLQIQESGVVRHHSARLAEALMRISRKLNGGYEL
- the whiA gene encoding DNA-binding protein WhiA; amino-acid sequence: MKISTAQWDEWFLAPVTDAVSAESELSGIVACMNKQTVGTEVRISSSRLWVYRRFRRLWPCVRWSGEADLSEILRVQSRKVAVVLPQSLYKTILTKRHRRDFIRWAWARGVFGCAGSVYNPKRGYYCIMRFHDASVARNMSELLEGSGITFSARDKENVRELTIRDLQQIMRFCYFMGMSALAQTLEKRSIMRGSRDLANKQANCDSANIRRSVETSRQHVAMIDFLRRLDVKLIPEKLIPLARARLENPEATLSDLGDLLRPQVSKSTVKYRLKKLLAIAEEAGFDPSKQP
- the gap gene encoding type I glyceraldehyde-3-phosphate dehydrogenase, with amino-acid sequence MSKVRVAISGFGRIGRLVLRAMSEYDKKGLFEVVAVTRHSASADQMAYLFKYDSVHGRFDGTVTSEGDSIVVNGRKILCVAPENDVYPWKELGVELVIEATGKNVTAEKAGAHLACGAKKVVITAPGKGDGVATFVMGVNEGKYDPAKDHIVSNASCTTNCLAPIAKILNDAFGIEKGLMTTVHSYTGDQNLVDKSHKKSNYRARAAACSMVPTTTGAAKAVALVIPALKGKLSGMALRVPTPDVSIVDLTFVPGRAVTADEVNAAVKKAAEGAMAPYVGYVTDECVSADFIHDDRSSIFAPDQTIEMNGLVKVFAWYDNEWGYSCRCVDLVNYVIAKGL
- a CDS encoding phosphoglycerate kinase — its product is MPRLRGISDAPLQGKKVLVRVDFNVPFKDGKVKDNSRIVAHKKTIDALLAGGALVTMVSHFGRPKGQVVPEMSLGQIRADVEKGLGHPVRFVPECVGPEVEVAVAAQKPGELLLLENSRFHAEEQKNDPEFSKLLAKPFDLFVMDAFSASHRGDCTTEGVAHALPAYAGFLIAREVEALERVKSAPEKPYVLVLGGAKVSDKIGVIEHMLDKADTILIGGGMAFTFLSVRGGTIGKSLYDAEHADFAKDVLARAAAKGVKILLPTDVVAAAEISDEAPRSVVPAALVPDGMMGLDIGPETAKSFAAEIAKAKTVLWNGPMGVFENEPFAAGSRAVAEAMAAATAKGAFTVVGGGDTASAVKKFGLKDAMSHVSTGGGASLEYCEGKNLPGIAALENK
- a CDS encoding radical SAM protein, which encodes MNLSSCDICPRHCGANRRAGQKGWCGAGELARVALVSLHRWEEPCLTGEKGAGTVFFSHCTMKCVFCQNYDVSHGGRGIEVSSERLAGIFLEQQRRGAASLDLVTPTHYVPQIVEALDRAKANGFSLPVVYNCGGYELPETIEALRGSVDVFLPDLKYCDDSLARRYSNAPDYFRYASASIEKMFEIAGPFVMKDGLMTRGVLVRHLILPGHYRDSLRLLDYLQRTFGSDICVSLMNQFTPMPQAACCPELNRRLMACEYDKVLDHAEKLGMENCFIQRGHTAMEKFIPVFDGRNVARDEET